A genomic window from candidate division WOR-3 bacterium includes:
- a CDS encoding methyltransferase domain-containing protein translates to MFKDRQDAFGHEMFDYFKKGKGYEVVERDDGYFDLSNGPKVYFSGYKKWDGHIKKAMRYVRGRVLDIGCGAGRHSFYLQKKGYDVIGINNSPLAIKVCRARGLKKAKVLSITQIGPELGGFDTIITMYCWTQKPGECCINDDMELLYPKLKEADILVFATPVYIPLPGDMQNIINRLCPFLDPLLKIRDGRTRIRFHDNVKIKKIALVSICGWWEKENMNIVLQIVKEFAEIASIEFVGAVLRPHAFLLKKKGELTDQGKEILDTVHKAGGELIKDGSMKKETLDIISRPLISWDEYLQKYK, encoded by the coding sequence CGCATTCGGTCACGAGATGTTTGATTACTTCAAAAAGGGTAAGGGGTATGAAGTCGTGGAACGGGATGACGGATATTTCGATCTTTCAAACGGACCCAAGGTATACTTTTCCGGATACAAAAAATGGGATGGACATATAAAAAAGGCGATGCGATATGTCAGGGGTAGGGTTCTCGATATCGGTTGTGGTGCAGGCAGACATTCTTTCTATCTCCAGAAAAAAGGTTATGATGTCATTGGAATCAATAATTCACCCCTGGCAATAAAGGTCTGTAGGGCAAGAGGGCTTAAAAAAGCAAAGGTCTTATCCATAACTCAAATCGGTCCAGAACTCGGCGGGTTTGATACGATCATAACGATGTATTGTTGGACCCAGAAACCTGGTGAGTGCTGTATAAACGATGATATGGAATTATTGTATCCAAAACTGAAGGAGGCCGATATTCTTGTTTTTGCGACTCCGGTCTATATTCCTTTGCCCGGTGATATGCAGAATATCATCAATCGACTCTGTCCGTTTCTCGATCCCCTGCTTAAAATACGCGATGGACGTACTCGAATTAGATTTCATGATAATGTGAAAATCAAGAAGATTGCGTTGGTAAGTATCTGTGGTTGGTGGGAAAAGGAAAATATGAATATAGTATTGCAGATAGTTAAAGAATTTGCAGAGATCGCAAGCATTGAGTTCGTCGGCGCAGTACTCAGACCCCATGCGTTTTTGTTGAAGAAAAAAGGTGAGTTGACTGACCAGGGGAAGGAGATCCTTGATACTGTGCATAAAGCAGGCGGAGAATTGATTAAAGACGGCTCAATGAAAAAAGAGACCCTTGATATAATAAGCCGTCCACTTATTTCGTGGGATGAATACTTACAAAAATACAAATAA
- a CDS encoding MATE family efflux transporter produces the protein MTRGVRALLGDPEKVVLKLSTPMIVAMLVQSLYNIADGIWVSGLGADALAAIGLFFPVFMFIISIAVGISIGGSATISRKIGARNKKLADSAAVHTLIIGIGLGIILTLILLLFIDNLFSLIGTKGRPVFLAMGYARILIAGTVILFSSNVASGILRGEGDTKRAMYAMVFGSLLNIVLDPIFIYRFKLGVVGAAWATLTSISASAVVFIFWLFIKRDTYVAIKFKGFRFNGGIIFEILRVGIPSSFAQFSMALAMFILNVIVVKVAGTNGIAVFTSAWRIIMLGIVPLLGIAIGVTAVTAAAYGAQDFDKLDRGYLYGIKFGFLVELGIVSAVLIFAPQIARLFTYSRGAVHIFKELVTALRWLVIFLLVTPFGLLTSSMFQGIGRGENSLAVTILRTLIMQVFFSYLLGYYFNFGLRGVWWGIVIGNIVASVISFTWGRLTIHGLKLHSSGG, from the coding sequence ATGACCCGCGGGGTGAGAGCTCTGCTCGGTGACCCTGAAAAGGTGGTCTTGAAACTTTCAACTCCGATGATTGTCGCAATGCTGGTTCAGAGTTTGTATAATATCGCTGATGGAATCTGGGTCTCCGGGCTCGGTGCAGATGCCCTGGCAGCGATCGGCCTCTTCTTTCCGGTCTTTATGTTCATAATATCGATCGCAGTGGGAATCAGCATCGGCGGGAGTGCTACAATTTCAAGAAAGATAGGGGCGCGCAATAAAAAACTTGCAGATTCTGCTGCAGTCCACACTCTGATCATCGGTATTGGCTTGGGGATTATTTTAACCTTGATTCTACTTCTATTTATTGACAATCTCTTTTCTTTAATCGGAACAAAAGGCAGGCCGGTATTTCTGGCGATGGGCTACGCCCGAATACTGATTGCGGGAACCGTGATTTTGTTCTCTTCAAATGTTGCAAGTGGTATCTTAAGGGGAGAAGGTGATACAAAAAGGGCGATGTATGCAATGGTCTTCGGTTCTCTGCTTAATATCGTGCTTGATCCGATCTTTATATACAGATTCAAACTCGGGGTTGTCGGCGCTGCCTGGGCGACTCTGACATCAATTTCAGCTTCAGCAGTGGTCTTCATCTTCTGGCTTTTTATAAAGAGGGATACCTATGTCGCCATCAAATTCAAAGGTTTCAGGTTCAACGGCGGGATTATCTTTGAAATACTGAGGGTCGGGATTCCATCTTCATTCGCCCAGTTTTCAATGGCGTTGGCGATGTTCATTTTGAATGTAATCGTTGTTAAGGTTGCGGGAACCAATGGTATCGCAGTCTTTACAAGTGCCTGGAGGATCATTATGCTCGGGATTGTCCCTTTGCTCGGAATTGCGATTGGTGTAACCGCAGTGACCGCAGCCGCTTATGGTGCACAGGATTTTGATAAATTGGATAGGGGTTATCTTTATGGTATTAAATTCGGTTTTCTGGTTGAACTCGGTATCGTGTCAGCGGTTCTGATTTTTGCTCCACAGATCGCCCGACTCTTTACCTATTCCCGGGGCGCGGTGCATATCTTCAAAGAACTGGTGACAGCACTCCGCTGGCTGGTTATATTTCTTCTGGTTACACCGTTTGGTCTACTCACTTCTTCAATGTTTCAGGGAATCGGGCGGGGTGAGAATTCACTCGCGGTAACCATCTTGAGGACGCTCATTATGCAGGTCTTTTTCAGTTATCTTTTGGGATACTATTTCAACTTCGGACTTCGGGGGGTCTGGTGGGGAATTGTTATTGGAAATATTGTCGCTTCTGTTATCTCTTTTACCTGGGGCAGACTCACGATTCATGGTTTGAAATTACATTCATCAGGCGGCTGA
- a CDS encoding NAD-dependent deacylase: MDEKDRLIRKAAEVIKSARSLFVLTGAGISAESGIPTFRGADGLWKNYSATELATPQAFDKNPKLVWEWYRWRQGIILKARPNPAHYAVVELEKRSDKFLLLTQNVDNLHRRAGSRNVLELHGNIFRTRCMQCQKTTEYDSEKEYEDTELPVCECGGLLRPDVVWFGEPIPQDIWQNSLSFLNNADAALICGTSGVVWPAAAIPEIAKQCGAKTIEINLEPTPISRVVDISIQGKAGEILPKIVKMIS; the protein is encoded by the coding sequence GTGGATGAGAAAGATCGACTAATCAGAAAAGCCGCTGAGGTCATCAAATCGGCACGCTCACTATTTGTACTTACCGGAGCGGGCATCTCCGCGGAAAGCGGAATTCCGACGTTTCGTGGTGCGGACGGCCTGTGGAAAAATTATTCAGCAACCGAGCTTGCTACACCCCAGGCGTTTGATAAAAATCCGAAACTCGTCTGGGAGTGGTATCGCTGGCGTCAAGGTATTATTCTCAAAGCCAGACCAAACCCGGCGCACTATGCGGTTGTTGAATTAGAAAAGAGAAGCGATAAATTTCTTCTTTTAACCCAGAATGTGGACAACTTACACAGACGTGCCGGTTCCAGGAATGTCCTGGAACTCCACGGCAATATCTTCCGAACGCGCTGCATGCAATGTCAAAAAACAACAGAGTACGACAGCGAAAAAGAATACGAAGATACTGAATTGCCTGTGTGCGAATGCGGCGGCCTTTTACGACCGGACGTGGTCTGGTTTGGTGAACCCATACCCCAAGATATCTGGCAAAATTCACTTTCCTTCCTGAATAACGCGGATGCAGCACTGATCTGCGGTACTTCCGGCGTCGTCTGGCCCGCCGCGGCGATTCCTGAAATTGCAAAACAATGCGGTGCAAAAACGATCGAGATAAATCTCGAACCCACACCCATTTCCCGGGTGGTGGATATCTCCATTCAGGGCAAGGCCGGCGAGATTCTGCCGAAGATAGTAAAAATGATTTCGTAA
- a CDS encoding T9SS type A sorting domain-containing protein produces the protein MLNKIITYLFLITILFGERITIVRNKIINNPPQPPQAALTLKFLDSGSTMSVKRFQSMRLFRNFKLPPKIGEGKATLKVLVLRVEFVEDDDPTTTGNGKMDLIGFGEPEDGLYYDPPHSKVYFQRQMQFLSNFYKSNSFGNLIVEATVKPDQPTACYQLPHKMAYYSGFDHYDESTGFVYYNTYGMEMGLVRILADAVAAADQDPTVDFSDYDALLIFHAGTLLQTSLNFYRFRDLPSATIPEGALEYYLGTPYILANSGTDTIRGAGINAEMARVDEYMVGAVGTIVHEFGHTLGLPDLYDVSGWSNGVGAWDLMCTGAWVGSPYEGAPEGSIPANLGAWCRYALGWVNPVVVTDPESLLTLRASEIDTTQYGVADQTMIKIPISESEFFLIENRQQDIRQKDTIVIDAEDGVPISVDYGEYDFFLPGSGILIWHIDDDVLDSNWTYNTVQTDPKHKGIDLEEADGIQHFDAWWYGDSLEYYGSRYDPFFVDDSGKSNHMFGPFTNPNSDAYYGKSLINIEVTSKRDTLMNFSFDLGIYQEGFPVLVRRFNEINSLSYGDLDGDGDYEIVAAVKNGSVYAYNDDGSLYATYSSFNRLSSFLAVGDVNNDGADDILFATGFDLVCLDGRDLTPLPGFSFSADNDILGAPLLFDINDDSHLEIIVGSKDRHLYCLDTAGNNLPHFPIYLNTEILSTPCVFDTAQRIIGLLGSDGRFWLIDKNGIIKEFTDSQHNMLTFSSPVVGDIDRDGAPEAVVINGFGTIYIYSKDSLEQKFDILIDTTFYITPALADVDNDGYLEIIMPNSSKTLYVNNRNGTLENNFPVLYDDYIYYPNLAADLNGDNRVELIFGLGCSDSLGEGSLKIINDRNKEFEFSPLFGEDGFTSPGVIFDLDGDGDLELACGSDFGKLYVWDFPGTDASWTGYMNSPKNWGIFKGELVQLQTAGGLLGNFYIYPSPVKKDGVVRFYLHEEADISVEILDLVGHKIGGEQLNNATPNEYNEVAFNFEKQTNGIYILRIEAKNGSKKEVKCKKFAVLK, from the coding sequence ATGTTGAATAAAATTATCACTTATCTCTTTCTCATCACTATTTTATTCGGAGAACGAATAACAATAGTAAGAAATAAAATAATCAATAACCCGCCTCAACCGCCGCAGGCAGCCCTTACTTTGAAGTTCCTGGACAGCGGTTCAACGATGTCGGTGAAGCGGTTTCAATCGATGAGGTTGTTCAGAAATTTTAAATTGCCGCCGAAAATAGGAGAAGGTAAGGCAACTCTGAAGGTTCTGGTTCTGCGGGTGGAATTTGTCGAAGACGACGACCCCACGACAACGGGCAACGGCAAAATGGATTTAATCGGATTCGGTGAGCCTGAAGATGGGTTGTATTATGATCCCCCCCACTCAAAGGTCTATTTCCAGCGCCAGATGCAGTTTTTGAGTAATTTCTATAAATCGAATTCTTTCGGCAATTTAATCGTCGAAGCCACGGTGAAACCGGATCAGCCGACGGCATGTTACCAGCTTCCCCATAAAATGGCTTATTACAGCGGCTTCGATCACTACGATGAAAGCACCGGTTTTGTATACTACAATACCTATGGAATGGAAATGGGACTGGTGCGCATCCTCGCGGATGCAGTCGCTGCAGCGGATCAGGATCCGACCGTAGACTTTTCTGATTACGATGCACTCCTGATCTTCCATGCGGGAACACTCCTGCAGACCAGCCTCAATTTCTACCGCTTCCGCGACCTGCCCTCAGCCACCATACCGGAAGGCGCCCTTGAATATTATCTGGGTACACCCTACATACTGGCGAACAGCGGCACCGACACCATCCGCGGTGCAGGAATAAACGCCGAGATGGCGCGGGTGGACGAATATATGGTCGGAGCCGTGGGAACCATAGTACACGAATTCGGCCATACCCTCGGCTTACCCGACCTCTATGATGTATCAGGCTGGTCGAACGGTGTCGGAGCATGGGATTTAATGTGCACGGGAGCCTGGGTCGGAAGCCCTTATGAAGGAGCACCCGAAGGCTCGATCCCGGCGAATCTCGGTGCCTGGTGTCGTTACGCCCTCGGATGGGTCAATCCCGTCGTCGTCACCGACCCGGAAAGTCTTTTGACACTACGGGCTTCAGAAATCGACACCACCCAATACGGTGTAGCGGATCAGACCATGATAAAAATACCGATCTCGGAAAGCGAATTCTTTCTTATTGAAAACCGTCAGCAGGACATAAGGCAGAAAGATACGATCGTAATCGATGCCGAGGATGGAGTCCCGATCTCTGTTGATTACGGCGAGTACGATTTCTTCTTACCGGGAAGCGGTATTCTCATCTGGCATATCGACGATGACGTCCTCGATTCAAACTGGACTTACAATACAGTGCAGACCGATCCCAAACACAAAGGTATCGACCTCGAAGAAGCAGACGGAATCCAGCATTTCGACGCCTGGTGGTATGGTGATTCTCTGGAATACTACGGCTCACGATATGACCCGTTCTTCGTCGACGACAGCGGCAAGTCAAACCACATGTTCGGTCCATTCACCAATCCTAATTCCGACGCATACTACGGCAAGTCACTCATCAATATCGAAGTAACATCAAAACGTGATACGTTAATGAACTTCTCTTTTGACCTCGGTATATATCAGGAAGGTTTTCCCGTACTCGTACGACGCTTCAATGAAATCAACTCACTGAGTTACGGCGACCTGGACGGCGACGGTGATTATGAAATAGTGGCGGCGGTAAAGAACGGCAGTGTTTACGCCTATAATGACGACGGCAGCCTCTACGCAACATACTCTTCATTCAACAGGTTGAGTTCTTTCCTTGCGGTCGGTGACGTGAACAACGATGGAGCCGATGATATACTGTTCGCCACAGGGTTCGACCTCGTATGTCTTGACGGCCGTGACCTTACCCCACTCCCTGGTTTTTCTTTCTCAGCGGATAACGATATCCTGGGAGCCCCACTTCTTTTCGATATAAACGACGATTCCCACCTTGAAATTATTGTAGGAAGCAAGGACCGTCACCTCTATTGTCTGGATACGGCCGGTAACAATCTCCCCCATTTCCCCATATATCTGAATACGGAAATACTCTCAACCCCCTGTGTTTTCGATACAGCACAAAGGATTATCGGTCTGCTCGGTTCAGACGGTAGATTCTGGCTTATCGATAAAAACGGAATAATAAAAGAATTCACTGATTCACAACATAATATGTTGACCTTTTCATCACCGGTCGTCGGCGACATCGACCGCGACGGTGCCCCTGAAGCAGTGGTCATCAACGGCTTCGGTACAATCTATATCTACAGCAAAGACTCACTCGAGCAAAAATTCGACATCTTGATCGATACGACGTTCTACATAACACCCGCACTCGCAGACGTTGATAACGACGGTTATCTTGAAATCATCATGCCGAACAGCAGTAAAACATTGTATGTGAATAACCGCAACGGCACCCTCGAGAACAACTTTCCTGTGCTTTATGACGATTATATCTACTACCCGAATCTCGCCGCTGATCTGAACGGTGACAACAGAGTGGAATTGATCTTCGGACTCGGCTGCTCAGACTCGCTCGGTGAAGGTAGTCTGAAAATCATCAATGACCGCAACAAAGAGTTCGAATTCTCCCCCCTCTTTGGTGAAGATGGATTCACTTCACCGGGGGTGATTTTTGATCTGGACGGCGACGGTGATCTGGAACTCGCCTGTGGAAGCGATTTCGGTAAATTATATGTCTGGGATTTTCCAGGAACAGACGCTTCCTGGACAGGATATATGAACTCACCGAAGAACTGGGGAATATTCAAAGGAGAACTGGTTCAACTCCAGACCGCCGGCGGATTGCTGGGCAACTTCTACATCTATCCCTCACCGGTGAAGAAAGATGGAGTCGTACGCTTTTATCTCCACGAGGAGGCGGATATATCAGTGGAAATTCTTGATCTTGTAGGCCATAAAATCGGCGGAGAACAACTCAACAACGCCACACCGAATGAATATAATGAAGTTGCGTTCAACTTTGAAAAACAGACCAATGGAATTTATATCCTGCGCATCGAAGCCAAGAACGGTTCAAAAAAGGAAGTGAAGTGCAAAAAATTTGCAGTCCTTAAATAG